A stretch of the Macaca thibetana thibetana isolate TM-01 chromosome X, ASM2454274v1, whole genome shotgun sequence genome encodes the following:
- the CACNA1F gene encoding voltage-dependent L-type calcium channel subunit alpha-1F isoform X1, with translation MKALVPLLHIALLVLFVIIIYAIIGLELFLGRMHKTCYFLGSDLEAEEDPSPCASSGSGRACTLNQTECRGRWPGPNGGITNFDNFFFAMLTVFQCVTMEGWTDVLYWMQDAMGYELPWVYFVSLVIFGSFFVLNLVLGVLSGEFSKEREKAKARGDFQKQREKQQMEEDLRGYLDWITQAEELDMEDPSADGNLGPQLTELTNRRRGRLRWFSHSTRSTHSTSSHASLPASDTGSMTETQGDEDEEEGALASCTRCLNKIMKTRVCRRLRRANRVLRARCRRAVKSNACYWAVLLLVFLNTLTIASEHHGQPVWLTQIQEYANKVLLCLFTVEMLLKLYGLGPTAYVSSFFNRFDCFVVCGGILETTLVEVGTMQPLGISVLRCVRLLRIFKVTRHWASLSNLVASLLNSMKSIASLLLLLFLFIIIFSLLGMQLFGGKFNFDQTHTKRSTFDTFPQALLTVFQILTGEDWNVVMYDGIMAYGGPFFPGMLVCIYFIILFICGNYILLNVFLAIAVDNLASGDAGTAKDKGGEKSSEKDLPPENEGLVPGVEKEEEEGTRREGADMEEEEEEEEEEEEEGAGGVELLQEVVPKEKVVPIPEGSAFFCLSQTNPLRKGCHTLIHHHVFTNLILVFIILSSVSLAAEDPIRAHSFRNHILGYFDYAFTSIFTVEILLKMTVFGAFLHRGSFCRSWFNMLDLLVVSVSLISFGIHSSAISVVKILRVLRVLRPLRAINRAKGLKHVVQCVFVAIRTIGNIMIVTTLLQFMFACIGVQLFKGKFYTCTDEAKHTPQECKGSFLVYPDGDVSRPLVRERLWVNSDFNFDNVLSAMMALFTVSTFEGWPALLYKAIDAYAEDHGPIYNYRVEISVFFIVYIIIIAFFMMNIFVGFVIITFRAQGEQEYQNCELDKNQRQCVEYALKAQPLRRYIPKNPHQYRVWATVNSAAFEYLMFLLILLNTVALAMQHYEQTAPFNYAMDILNMVFTGLFTIEMVLKIIAFKPKHYFTDAWNTFDALIVVGSVVDIAVTEVNSSEDSSRISITFFRLFRVMRLVKLLSKGEGIRTLLWTFIKSFQALPYVALLIAMIFFIYAVIGMQMFGKVALQDGTQINRNNNFQTFPQAVLLLFRCATGEAWQEIMLASLPGNRCDPESDFGPGEEFTCGSNFAIAYFISFFMLCAFLIINLFVAVIMDNFDYLTRDWSILGPHHLDEFKRIWGHIKHLDVVALLRRIQPPLGFGKLCPHRVACKRLVAMNMPLNSDGTVTFNATLFALVRTSLKIKTEGNLEQANQELRIVIKKIWKRMKQKLLDEVIPPPDEEEVTVGKFYATFLIQDYFRKFRRRKEKGLLGNEAAPSTSSALQAGLRSLQDLGPEMRQALTCEEEEEEGQEGVEEEDEKDLETNKATMVSQPPSRRGSRISVSLPVGDRLPDSLSLGPSDDDRGTPTSSQPSVPQAGSNTHRRGSGALIFTIPEEGNSQPKGTRGQDKQDEDEEVPDRLSYLDEQAGTPPYPVLLPPHRAQRYMDGHLAPRRRLLPPTPAGRKPSFTIQCLQRQGSCEDLPIPGTYHRGRNSGPNRAQGSWATPPQRGRLLYAPLLLVEEGAAGEGYLGRSSGPLRTFTCLHVPGTHSDPSHGKRGSADSLVEAVLISEGLGLFARDPRFVALAKQEIADACRLTLDEMDSAASDLLAQGTSSLYSDEESILSRFDEEDLGDEMACVHAL, from the exons ATGAAGGCTCTGGTGCCGCTGCTGCACATTGCACTGCTCGTGCTCTTCGTCATCATCATTTATGCCATCATTGGGCTCGAGCTGTTCCTTGGACGAATGCACAAGACGTGCTACTTCCTGGGATCCG ACCTGGAAGCGGAGGAGGACCCATCGCCCTGTGCCTCTTCGGGATCGGGGCGTGCATGCACGCTGAACCAGACTGAGTGCCGCGGGCGCTGGCCAGGACCCAATGGAGGCATCACCAACTTTGACAACTTCTTCTTCGCCATGCTGACAGTCTTCCAGTGCGTCACCATGGAAGGCTGGACCGATGTGCTGTACTGG ATGCAAGATGCCATGGGGTATGAACTGCCCTGGGTGTACTTTGTGAGCCTTGTCATCTTTGGGTCCTTCTTCGTCCTCAACCTTGTGCTTGGCGTCCTGAGTGG GGAGTTCtccaaggagagagagaaagcaaaagctCGTGGGGACTTCCAGAAGCAGCGGGAGAAGCAGCAGATGGAGGAGGACCTGCGGGGCTACCTGGACTGGATCACTCAAGCCGAAGAGCTGGACATGGAGGACCCCTCCGCCGATGGCAACCTTG GGCCACAGCTGACCGAGCTGACCAATAGGAGGCGTGGACGTCTGCGCTGGTTCAGTCATTCCACTCGCTCCACACACTCCACCAGCAGCCATG CCAGCCTCCCAGCCAGTGACACCGGTTCAATGACAGAGACCCAAGGcgatgaggatgaggaggaaggggCTCTGGCCAGCTGTACACGCTGCCT AAACAAGATCATGAAAACCAGGGTCTG ccgCCGCCTCCGCCGAGCCAACCGGGTCCTTCGGGCACGCTGCCGTCGGGCTGTGAAGTCCAATGCCTGCTACTGGGCTGTACTGTTGCTCGTCTTCCTCAACACGCTGACCATCGCCTCTGAGCACCACGGGCAGCCTGTGTGGCTCACCCAGATCCAGG AGTACGCCAACAAAGTGTTGCTCTGTCTGTTCACGGTGGAGATGCTTCTCAAGCTGTATGGTCTGGGCCCCACTGCCTATGTCTCTTCCTTCTTCAACCGCTTTGACTGCTTCGTGGTCTGTGGGGGCATCCTGGAGACCACCTTGGTGGAGGTGGGCACCATGCAGCCCTTGGGCATCTCAGTGCTCCGATGTGTGCGCCTCCTCAGGATCTTTAAGGTCACCAG ACACTGGGCATCTCTGAGCAATCTGGTGGCATCCCTGCTCAATTCAATGAAATCCATCGCATCCTTGctgcttcttctcttcctcttcatcaTTATCTTCTCCCTGCTTGGCATGCAGCTGTTTGGGGGCAAGTTCAACTTTGACCAGACCCACACCAAGCGAAGCACCTTTGACACGTTCCCCCAGGCCCTCCTCACTGTCTTTCAG ATCCTGACAGGTGAGGACTGGAATGTGGTCATGTATGATGGTATCATGGCATACGGTGGTCCCTTCTTCCCAGGAATGCTGGTGTGCATCTATTTCATCATTCTCTTCATCTGTGGCAACT ACATCCTGTTGAACGTGTTTCTTGCCATTGCTGTGGACAACCTGGCCAGTGGAGATGCAGGCACTGCCAAGGACAAGGGCGG GGAGAAGAGCAGTGAGAAGGACCTCCCACCGGAGAATGAAGGCCTG GTGCCTggtgtggagaaagaggaagaggagggtacaaggagggaaggagcag acatggaggaggaggaggaagaagaagaggaagaagaggaagaaggtgcAGGCGGTGTGGAACTCCTGCAGGAAGTTGTACCCAAGGAGAAGGTGGTACCCATCCCTGAGGGCAGCgccttcttctgcctcagccaaaCCAACCC GCTGAGGAAGGGCTGCCACACCCTCATCCACCATCATGTCTTCACCAATCTTATCCTGGTGTTCATCATCCTCAGCAGTGTGTCCCTGGCCGCTGAGGACCCCATCCGAGCCCACTCCTTCCGCAACCAC ATTCTGGGTTACTTCGATTATGCCTTCACCTCCATTTTCACTGTGGAGATTCTACTAAAG ATGACAGTGTTTGGGGCCTTCCTGCACCGCGGCTCCTTCTGCCGTAGCTGGTTTAATATGTTGGATCTGCTAGTGGTCAGTGTGTCCCTCATCTCCTTTGGCATCCA CTCCAGTGCCATCTCAGTGGTGAAGATTCTGCGAGTACTGCGAGTACTGCGGCCCCTCCGAGCCATCAACAGGGCCAAGGGACTCAAG CATGTGGTGCAGTGTGTATTTGTGGCCATCCGGACCATCGGGAACATCATGATTGTCACCACACTACTGCAATTTATGTTCGCCTGCATCGGGGTGCAGCTCTTCAAG GGGAAATTCTACACCTGCACGGACGAGGCCAAACACACCCCTCAAGAATGCAA GGGCTCCTTCCTGGTGTACCCAGATGGAGATGTGTCACGGCCCCTGGTCCGGGAGCGGCTCTGGGTCAACAGTGATTTCAACTTTGACAATGTCCTTTCAGCCATGATGGCCCTGTTCACTGTCTCCACCTTTGAAGGCTGGCCTGC ACTGCTATACAAGGCCATCGATGCTTATGCAGAGGACCACGGCCCCATCTATAATTACCGTGTGGAAATCTCAGTGTTCTTCATTGTCTACATCATCATCATTGCGTTCTTCATGATGAACATCTTCGTGGGCTTCGTCATCATCACCTTCCGTGCCCAGGGCGAGCAGGAGTATCAAAACTGTGAGCTGGACAAGAACCAG CGTCAGTGTGTGGAATATGCCCTCAAGGCCCAGCCACTCCGTCGTTACATCCCCAAGAACCCGCATCAGTATCGTGTGTGGGCCACTGTGAACTCTGCTGCCTTCGAGTACCTGATGTTCCTGCTCATCCTGCTCAACACAGTTGCCCTAGCCATGCAG CACTATGAGCAGACTGCTCCCTTCAACTACGCCATGGACATCCTCAACATGGTCTTCACTGGTCTCTTCACTATTGAGATGGTGCTCAAAATCATCGCCTTCAAGCCCAAG CATTACTTTACTGACGCCTGGAACACGTTTGATGCTCTTATCGTGGTGGGCAGCGTAGTAGATATTGCCGTCACTGAAGTCAAT AGCTCTGAGGACAGCTCCCGCATTTCCATCACCTTCTTTCGCCTCTTCCGAGTCATGCGGCTGGTCAAGCTTCTCAGTAAGGGTGAAGGGATCCGCACATTGCTCTGGACATTCATCAAGTCCTTCCAG GCCTTGCCCTATGTGGCTCTTCTCATCGCAATGATATTCTTCATCTATGCCGTCATTGGCATGCAG ATGTTCGGCAAGGTGGCTCTTCAGGATGGCACACAGATAAACCGAAACAACAACTTCCAGACTTTTCCACAGGCTGTGCTGCTTCTGTTCAG GTGTGCCACTGGTGAGGCATGGCAGGAGATAATGCTTGCCAGCCTTCCCGGAAATCGGTGTGATCCTGAGTCTGACTTCGGCCCTGGTGAAGAGTTTACCTGTGGTAGCAATTTTGCCATCGCCTATTTCATCAGCTTCTTCATGCTCTGTGCCTTCCTG ATCATAAATCTCTTTGTGGCTGTGATCATGGACAACTTTGATTATCTCACCAGAGATTGGTCCATCCTGGGCCCCCATCACCTTGATGAATTCAAGAGGATCTG ggGCCACATCAAACACTTGGATGTGGTTGCCCTGCTGAGACGTATCCAGCCCCCTCTGGGATTCGGGAAGCTGTGCCCACACCGAGTAGCCTGCAAG AGACTTGTGGCAATGAACATGCCCCTCAACTCAGATGGGACGGTGACATTCAACGCCACACTCTTTGCCCTGGTCCGGACATCCCTGAAGATCAAGACAGAAG GGAACCTGGAGCAAGCCAACCAGGAGCTGCGGATTGTCATCAAAAAGATCTGGAAGCGGATGAAGCAGAAGCTGCTAGATGAGGTCATCCCCCCACCAGACG AGGAGGAGGTCACCGTGGGCAAATTCTACGCCACATTTCTGATCCAGGACTATTTCCGCAAAttcaggaggaggaaagaaaaagggctACTAGGCAACGAGGCCGCCCCTAGCACCTCCTCCGCCCTTCAG GCTGGTCTGCGGAGCCTGCAGGACTTGGGTCCTGAGATGCGGCAGGCCCTCAcctgtgaggaggaggaagaagaggggcaggagggagtggaggaggaagatgagaaggACTTGGAAACTAACAAA GCCACGATGGTCTCCCAGCCCCCATCTCGCCGGGGCTCCAGGATTTCTGTGTCTCTGCCTGTCGGGGACAGACTTCCAGATTCACTCTCCCTTGGGCCCAGTGATGATGATAGGGGGACTCCCACCTCCAGTCAGCCCAGTGTGCCCCAGGCTGGATCCAACACCCACAG GAGAGGCTCTGGGGCTCTCATTTTCACCATCCCAGAAGAAGGAAATTCTCAGCCCAAGGGAACCAGAGGTCAAGACAAGCaggatgaggatgaggaagtCCCTGATCG GCTCTCCTACCTAGATGAGCAGGCAGGGACTCCCCCGTACCCAGTCCTTTTGCCACCTCACAGAGCTCAGAGATACATGGATGGGCACCTTGCACCACGCCGCCGTCTGTTGCCCCCCACACCTGCAG gtCGGAAGCCCTCCTTCACCATCCAGTGTCTGCAGCGCCAGGGCAGTTGTGAGGATTTACCCATCCCAGGCACCTATCATCGTGGGCGAAATTCAGGGCCCAATAGGGCTCAG GGTTCCTGGGCAACACCGCCTCAGCGGGGTCGGCTCCTGTATGCTCCGCTGTTGTTGGTGGAAGAGGGTGCAGCGGGGGAGGGGTACCTCGGCAGATCCAGTGGCCCACTGCGCACCTTCACCTGTCTGCACGTGCCTGGAACCCACTCGGACCCCAGCCATGGGAAGAGGGGCAGTGCCGACAGCTTGGTGGAGGCT GTGCTCATATCGGAGGGTCTGGGCCTCTTTGCTCGAGACCCACGTTTCGTGGCCCTGGCCAAGCAGGAGATTGCAGATGCATGTCGCCTGACACTGGATGAGATGGACAGTGCTGCCAGTGACCTGCTGGCACAGGGAACCAGCTCGCTCTATAGCGACGAGGAGTCCATCCTTTCCCGCTTCGACGAGGAGGACTTGGGAGACGAGATGGCCTGCGTCCATGCCCTCTGA
- the CACNA1F gene encoding voltage-dependent L-type calcium channel subunit alpha-1F isoform X2 yields the protein MKALVPLLHIALLVLFVIIIYAIIGLELFLGRMHKTCYFLGSDLEAEEDPSPCASSGSGRACTLNQTECRGRWPGPNGGITNFDNFFFAMLTVFQCVTMEGWTDVLYWMQDAMGYELPWVYFVSLVIFGSFFVLNLVLGVLSGEFSKEREKAKARGDFQKQREKQQMEEDLRGYLDWITQAEELDMEDPSADGNLGPQLTELTNRRRGRLRWFSHSTRSTHSTSSHASLPASDTGSMTETQGDEDEEEGALASCTRCLNKIMKTRVCRRLRRANRVLRARCRRAVKSNACYWAVLLLVFLNTLTIASEHHGQPVWLTQIQEYANKVLLCLFTVEMLLKLYGLGPTAYVSSFFNRFDCFVVCGGILETTLVEVGTMQPLGISVLRCVRLLRIFKVTRHWASLSNLVASLLNSMKSIASLLLLLFLFIIIFSLLGMQLFGGKFNFDQTHTKRSTFDTFPQALLTVFQILTGEDWNVVMYDGIMAYGGPFFPGMLVCIYFIILFICGNYILLNVFLAIAVDNLASGDAGTAKDKGGEKSSEKDLPPENEGLVPGVEKEEEEGTRREGADMEEEEEEEEEEEEEGAGGVELLQEVVPKEKVVPIPEGSAFFCLSQTNPLRKGCHTLIHHHVFTNLILVFIILSSVSLAAEDPIRAHSFRNHILGYFDYAFTSIFTVEILLKMTVFGAFLHRGSFCRSWFNMLDLLVVSVSLISFGIHSSAISVVKILRVLRVLRPLRAINRAKGLKHVVQCVFVAIRTIGNIMIVTTLLQFMFACIGVQLFKGKFYTCTDEAKHTPQECKGSFLVYPDGDVSRPLVRERLWVNSDFNFDNVLSAMMALFTVSTFEGWPALLYKAIDAYAEDHGPIYNYRVEISVFFIVYIIIIAFFMMNIFVGFVIITFRAQGEQEYQNCELDKNQRQCVEYALKAQPLRRYIPKNPHQYRVWATVNSAAFEYLMFLLILLNTVALAMQHYEQTAPFNYAMDILNMVFTGLFTIEMVLKIIAFKPKSSEDSSRISITFFRLFRVMRLVKLLSKGEGIRTLLWTFIKSFQALPYVALLIAMIFFIYAVIGMQMFGKVALQDGTQINRNNNFQTFPQAVLLLFRCATGEAWQEIMLASLPGNRCDPESDFGPGEEFTCGSNFAIAYFISFFMLCAFLIINLFVAVIMDNFDYLTRDWSILGPHHLDEFKRIWSEYDPGAKGHIKHLDVVALLRRIQPPLGFGKLCPHRVACKRLVAMNMPLNSDGTVTFNATLFALVRTSLKIKTEGNLEQANQELRIVIKKIWKRMKQKLLDEVIPPPDEEEVTVGKFYATFLIQDYFRKFRRRKEKGLLGNEAAPSTSSALQAGLRSLQDLGPEMRQALTCEEEEEEGQEGVEEEDEKDLETNKATMVSQPPSRRGSRISVSLPVGDRLPDSLSLGPSDDDRGTPTSSQPSVPQAGSNTHRRGSGALIFTIPEEGNSQPKGTRGQDKQDEDEEVPDRLSYLDEQAGTPPYPVLLPPHRAQRYMDGHLAPRRRLLPPTPAGRKPSFTIQCLQRQGSCEDLPIPGTYHRGRNSGPNRAQGSWATPPQRGRLLYAPLLLVEEGAAGEGYLGRSSGPLRTFTCLHVPGTHSDPSHGKRGSADSLVEAVLISEGLGLFARDPRFVALAKQEIADACRLTLDEMDSAASDLLAQGTSSLYSDEESILSRFDEEDLGDEMACVHAL from the exons ATGAAGGCTCTGGTGCCGCTGCTGCACATTGCACTGCTCGTGCTCTTCGTCATCATCATTTATGCCATCATTGGGCTCGAGCTGTTCCTTGGACGAATGCACAAGACGTGCTACTTCCTGGGATCCG ACCTGGAAGCGGAGGAGGACCCATCGCCCTGTGCCTCTTCGGGATCGGGGCGTGCATGCACGCTGAACCAGACTGAGTGCCGCGGGCGCTGGCCAGGACCCAATGGAGGCATCACCAACTTTGACAACTTCTTCTTCGCCATGCTGACAGTCTTCCAGTGCGTCACCATGGAAGGCTGGACCGATGTGCTGTACTGG ATGCAAGATGCCATGGGGTATGAACTGCCCTGGGTGTACTTTGTGAGCCTTGTCATCTTTGGGTCCTTCTTCGTCCTCAACCTTGTGCTTGGCGTCCTGAGTGG GGAGTTCtccaaggagagagagaaagcaaaagctCGTGGGGACTTCCAGAAGCAGCGGGAGAAGCAGCAGATGGAGGAGGACCTGCGGGGCTACCTGGACTGGATCACTCAAGCCGAAGAGCTGGACATGGAGGACCCCTCCGCCGATGGCAACCTTG GGCCACAGCTGACCGAGCTGACCAATAGGAGGCGTGGACGTCTGCGCTGGTTCAGTCATTCCACTCGCTCCACACACTCCACCAGCAGCCATG CCAGCCTCCCAGCCAGTGACACCGGTTCAATGACAGAGACCCAAGGcgatgaggatgaggaggaaggggCTCTGGCCAGCTGTACACGCTGCCT AAACAAGATCATGAAAACCAGGGTCTG ccgCCGCCTCCGCCGAGCCAACCGGGTCCTTCGGGCACGCTGCCGTCGGGCTGTGAAGTCCAATGCCTGCTACTGGGCTGTACTGTTGCTCGTCTTCCTCAACACGCTGACCATCGCCTCTGAGCACCACGGGCAGCCTGTGTGGCTCACCCAGATCCAGG AGTACGCCAACAAAGTGTTGCTCTGTCTGTTCACGGTGGAGATGCTTCTCAAGCTGTATGGTCTGGGCCCCACTGCCTATGTCTCTTCCTTCTTCAACCGCTTTGACTGCTTCGTGGTCTGTGGGGGCATCCTGGAGACCACCTTGGTGGAGGTGGGCACCATGCAGCCCTTGGGCATCTCAGTGCTCCGATGTGTGCGCCTCCTCAGGATCTTTAAGGTCACCAG ACACTGGGCATCTCTGAGCAATCTGGTGGCATCCCTGCTCAATTCAATGAAATCCATCGCATCCTTGctgcttcttctcttcctcttcatcaTTATCTTCTCCCTGCTTGGCATGCAGCTGTTTGGGGGCAAGTTCAACTTTGACCAGACCCACACCAAGCGAAGCACCTTTGACACGTTCCCCCAGGCCCTCCTCACTGTCTTTCAG ATCCTGACAGGTGAGGACTGGAATGTGGTCATGTATGATGGTATCATGGCATACGGTGGTCCCTTCTTCCCAGGAATGCTGGTGTGCATCTATTTCATCATTCTCTTCATCTGTGGCAACT ACATCCTGTTGAACGTGTTTCTTGCCATTGCTGTGGACAACCTGGCCAGTGGAGATGCAGGCACTGCCAAGGACAAGGGCGG GGAGAAGAGCAGTGAGAAGGACCTCCCACCGGAGAATGAAGGCCTG GTGCCTggtgtggagaaagaggaagaggagggtacaaggagggaaggagcag acatggaggaggaggaggaagaagaagaggaagaagaggaagaaggtgcAGGCGGTGTGGAACTCCTGCAGGAAGTTGTACCCAAGGAGAAGGTGGTACCCATCCCTGAGGGCAGCgccttcttctgcctcagccaaaCCAACCC GCTGAGGAAGGGCTGCCACACCCTCATCCACCATCATGTCTTCACCAATCTTATCCTGGTGTTCATCATCCTCAGCAGTGTGTCCCTGGCCGCTGAGGACCCCATCCGAGCCCACTCCTTCCGCAACCAC ATTCTGGGTTACTTCGATTATGCCTTCACCTCCATTTTCACTGTGGAGATTCTACTAAAG ATGACAGTGTTTGGGGCCTTCCTGCACCGCGGCTCCTTCTGCCGTAGCTGGTTTAATATGTTGGATCTGCTAGTGGTCAGTGTGTCCCTCATCTCCTTTGGCATCCA CTCCAGTGCCATCTCAGTGGTGAAGATTCTGCGAGTACTGCGAGTACTGCGGCCCCTCCGAGCCATCAACAGGGCCAAGGGACTCAAG CATGTGGTGCAGTGTGTATTTGTGGCCATCCGGACCATCGGGAACATCATGATTGTCACCACACTACTGCAATTTATGTTCGCCTGCATCGGGGTGCAGCTCTTCAAG GGGAAATTCTACACCTGCACGGACGAGGCCAAACACACCCCTCAAGAATGCAA GGGCTCCTTCCTGGTGTACCCAGATGGAGATGTGTCACGGCCCCTGGTCCGGGAGCGGCTCTGGGTCAACAGTGATTTCAACTTTGACAATGTCCTTTCAGCCATGATGGCCCTGTTCACTGTCTCCACCTTTGAAGGCTGGCCTGC ACTGCTATACAAGGCCATCGATGCTTATGCAGAGGACCACGGCCCCATCTATAATTACCGTGTGGAAATCTCAGTGTTCTTCATTGTCTACATCATCATCATTGCGTTCTTCATGATGAACATCTTCGTGGGCTTCGTCATCATCACCTTCCGTGCCCAGGGCGAGCAGGAGTATCAAAACTGTGAGCTGGACAAGAACCAG CGTCAGTGTGTGGAATATGCCCTCAAGGCCCAGCCACTCCGTCGTTACATCCCCAAGAACCCGCATCAGTATCGTGTGTGGGCCACTGTGAACTCTGCTGCCTTCGAGTACCTGATGTTCCTGCTCATCCTGCTCAACACAGTTGCCCTAGCCATGCAG CACTATGAGCAGACTGCTCCCTTCAACTACGCCATGGACATCCTCAACATGGTCTTCACTGGTCTCTTCACTATTGAGATGGTGCTCAAAATCATCGCCTTCAAGCCCAAG AGCTCTGAGGACAGCTCCCGCATTTCCATCACCTTCTTTCGCCTCTTCCGAGTCATGCGGCTGGTCAAGCTTCTCAGTAAGGGTGAAGGGATCCGCACATTGCTCTGGACATTCATCAAGTCCTTCCAG GCCTTGCCCTATGTGGCTCTTCTCATCGCAATGATATTCTTCATCTATGCCGTCATTGGCATGCAG ATGTTCGGCAAGGTGGCTCTTCAGGATGGCACACAGATAAACCGAAACAACAACTTCCAGACTTTTCCACAGGCTGTGCTGCTTCTGTTCAG GTGTGCCACTGGTGAGGCATGGCAGGAGATAATGCTTGCCAGCCTTCCCGGAAATCGGTGTGATCCTGAGTCTGACTTCGGCCCTGGTGAAGAGTTTACCTGTGGTAGCAATTTTGCCATCGCCTATTTCATCAGCTTCTTCATGCTCTGTGCCTTCCTG ATCATAAATCTCTTTGTGGCTGTGATCATGGACAACTTTGATTATCTCACCAGAGATTGGTCCATCCTGGGCCCCCATCACCTTGATGAATTCAAGAGGATCTGGTCTGAATATGACCCTGGGGCCAA ggGCCACATCAAACACTTGGATGTGGTTGCCCTGCTGAGACGTATCCAGCCCCCTCTGGGATTCGGGAAGCTGTGCCCACACCGAGTAGCCTGCAAG AGACTTGTGGCAATGAACATGCCCCTCAACTCAGATGGGACGGTGACATTCAACGCCACACTCTTTGCCCTGGTCCGGACATCCCTGAAGATCAAGACAGAAG GGAACCTGGAGCAAGCCAACCAGGAGCTGCGGATTGTCATCAAAAAGATCTGGAAGCGGATGAAGCAGAAGCTGCTAGATGAGGTCATCCCCCCACCAGACG AGGAGGAGGTCACCGTGGGCAAATTCTACGCCACATTTCTGATCCAGGACTATTTCCGCAAAttcaggaggaggaaagaaaaagggctACTAGGCAACGAGGCCGCCCCTAGCACCTCCTCCGCCCTTCAG GCTGGTCTGCGGAGCCTGCAGGACTTGGGTCCTGAGATGCGGCAGGCCCTCAcctgtgaggaggaggaagaagaggggcaggagggagtggaggaggaagatgagaaggACTTGGAAACTAACAAA GCCACGATGGTCTCCCAGCCCCCATCTCGCCGGGGCTCCAGGATTTCTGTGTCTCTGCCTGTCGGGGACAGACTTCCAGATTCACTCTCCCTTGGGCCCAGTGATGATGATAGGGGGACTCCCACCTCCAGTCAGCCCAGTGTGCCCCAGGCTGGATCCAACACCCACAG GAGAGGCTCTGGGGCTCTCATTTTCACCATCCCAGAAGAAGGAAATTCTCAGCCCAAGGGAACCAGAGGTCAAGACAAGCaggatgaggatgaggaagtCCCTGATCG GCTCTCCTACCTAGATGAGCAGGCAGGGACTCCCCCGTACCCAGTCCTTTTGCCACCTCACAGAGCTCAGAGATACATGGATGGGCACCTTGCACCACGCCGCCGTCTGTTGCCCCCCACACCTGCAG gtCGGAAGCCCTCCTTCACCATCCAGTGTCTGCAGCGCCAGGGCAGTTGTGAGGATTTACCCATCCCAGGCACCTATCATCGTGGGCGAAATTCAGGGCCCAATAGGGCTCAG GGTTCCTGGGCAACACCGCCTCAGCGGGGTCGGCTCCTGTATGCTCCGCTGTTGTTGGTGGAAGAGGGTGCAGCGGGGGAGGGGTACCTCGGCAGATCCAGTGGCCCACTGCGCACCTTCACCTGTCTGCACGTGCCTGGAACCCACTCGGACCCCAGCCATGGGAAGAGGGGCAGTGCCGACAGCTTGGTGGAGGCT GTGCTCATATCGGAGGGTCTGGGCCTCTTTGCTCGAGACCCACGTTTCGTGGCCCTGGCCAAGCAGGAGATTGCAGATGCATGTCGCCTGACACTGGATGAGATGGACAGTGCTGCCAGTGACCTGCTGGCACAGGGAACCAGCTCGCTCTATAGCGACGAGGAGTCCATCCTTTCCCGCTTCGACGAGGAGGACTTGGGAGACGAGATGGCCTGCGTCCATGCCCTCTGA